The following proteins come from a genomic window of Bacillales bacterium:
- the trpE gene encoding anthranilate synthase component I: protein MNQLQSAFLRDAERYHTIPLMRKFFVDTLTPIQMFQQLKEEAVFLLESRDPASLWSRYSFIGLNPYGRLSEEAEGFGYDDLKTGARLESKDFRTLFQKTIEYLNVKPLDTTVPFYGGAVGCMAYDAVCEFEPVPVHPHNDLNFKRFTFLFCETIVAYDHVDHELYVFFHVRMDGTETKEEKRRLFTEAETKIDRLLGLLNGENVNGNFFMPAHDAKLVDFSKVRSNFSKRQYIEAVNKVKEYIRAGDVFQAVPSQRFERKINVSGLDVYRVLRVINPSPYLFYLKIDGFEVVGSSPERIVQVQNGHVEIHPIAGTRRRGDTKEEDQALAAELLEDEKERAEHFMLVDLARNDVGRVAQFGSVQTPVITEISYFSHVMHMISKVTGRLRENMAPVDALLAAFPAGTVSGAPKVRAMQILQELEPTARNLYAGAVGYLGFDGNIDSCIAIRTMVIKDGTAYVQAGGGVVADSDPELEWEESRNKAKALLKAIEMAEELFARKGEGLHV, encoded by the coding sequence ATGAACCAACTTCAATCGGCGTTTCTTCGCGATGCGGAACGTTACCATACCATCCCGCTGATGCGAAAATTTTTCGTCGACACCCTCACGCCCATTCAAATGTTTCAACAACTGAAAGAAGAAGCGGTATTTTTACTCGAAAGCCGAGATCCGGCTTCGCTTTGGTCCCGTTATTCGTTCATCGGCCTTAATCCTTACGGCCGTTTAAGCGAAGAAGCCGAAGGTTTCGGATATGACGACCTTAAGACCGGGGCGCGTTTGGAGAGCAAAGATTTCCGCACACTTTTTCAAAAAACGATTGAATATTTAAACGTCAAACCGTTGGATACGACCGTTCCGTTTTACGGGGGAGCCGTCGGCTGCATGGCTTACGATGCGGTTTGCGAGTTTGAGCCGGTTCCGGTGCATCCGCACAACGACTTGAATTTCAAACGGTTTACGTTTTTGTTTTGCGAAACGATTGTTGCGTACGATCATGTCGATCACGAGTTGTACGTGTTCTTTCACGTTCGGATGGACGGAACGGAAACGAAGGAGGAAAAACGGCGGCTGTTTACGGAAGCGGAAACGAAAATCGACCGGCTGCTCGGCTTGTTGAACGGGGAAAACGTGAATGGAAATTTCTTTATGCCGGCGCACGATGCCAAGCTCGTCGATTTTTCCAAAGTGCGTTCGAATTTTTCAAAGCGTCAATACATCGAAGCGGTCAACAAAGTGAAGGAATATATTCGTGCCGGAGATGTCTTTCAGGCGGTCCCGTCGCAGCGGTTCGAAAGGAAAATCAACGTTTCCGGTCTCGATGTTTATCGGGTATTGCGAGTCATCAATCCTTCACCGTATTTGTTTTATTTGAAAATTGACGGGTTTGAAGTCGTCGGCAGCTCCCCGGAACGTATTGTGCAAGTGCAAAACGGACATGTAGAGATTCACCCGATTGCTGGAACGCGCCGTCGCGGGGACACGAAGGAAGAGGATCAAGCATTGGCGGCTGAATTGCTCGAAGATGAAAAAGAGAGAGCGGAGCATTTCATGCTCGTTGATCTCGCTAGAAACGACGTCGGGCGAGTGGCGCAATTCGGGTCGGTACAAACGCCGGTCATTACTGAAATTTCTTATTTCTCGCACGTCATGCACATGATTTCGAAAGTCACCGGACGGCTGCGTGAAAACATGGCTCCCGTCGATGCGTTGCTTGCGGCGTTTCCAGCAGGCACGGTGTCCGGAGCTCCGAAAGTTCGGGCGATGCAAATCTTGCAAGAACTCGAGCCTACGGCGAGAAATTTGTACGCCGGCGCGGTCGGGTATCTCGGTTTCGACGGTAACATCGATTCGTGCATTGCGATTCGCACGATGGTCATCAAGGACGGAACCGCCTATGTGCAAGCAGGCGGCGGAGTCGTCGCCGATTCAGACCCCGAGCTTGAATGGGAAGAATCGCGCAACAAAGCGAAAGCGTTGCTCAAGGCGATTGAAATGGCGGAAGAACTTTTCGCGAGGAAAGGGGAAGGGCTTCATGTTTAA
- the trpD gene encoding anthranilate phosphoribosyltransferase: MFKQYLKKVVEGDALTETEAKQAMDIMMSGEASSAQIASLLTVLRFRGETTDEMTGFARSMREHVVTVNHDMEVVDTCGTGGDGCSTFNISTASSLVVAAMGVKVAKHGNRAMSSKSGSADVLDYLGIPTQSGADEAVRSLREHHMCFLFAQQYHVSMKHAAPTRKEIGFRTIFNLIGPLTNPAGSRRQLIGVFDTSFAEKMAQTLRNLGAERAMIVTGGDGLDECSITSHTDAVFLENGQITRSRFAPEDFGLNRGRMEHLQVHSAAESGEMIREVLNGKGNRSATDIVLLNAGAALYVAGGADTIAEGIHQARGAIESGQVRDHLLSMQQAGKVEFHA, encoded by the coding sequence ATGTTTAAACAATATTTAAAAAAAGTTGTCGAAGGCGATGCGTTGACGGAAACCGAAGCGAAACAGGCGATGGACATCATGATGTCGGGTGAGGCGTCGTCCGCTCAAATCGCAAGCCTGTTGACCGTTCTCCGCTTTCGCGGCGAGACGACCGACGAGATGACCGGGTTTGCCCGTTCGATGCGGGAACATGTCGTAACGGTCAATCACGATATGGAAGTCGTTGATACGTGCGGAACCGGCGGAGATGGATGCTCCACGTTTAACATTTCGACAGCGTCATCACTCGTCGTTGCGGCGATGGGAGTGAAGGTTGCCAAACACGGCAACCGCGCGATGTCTTCAAAGAGCGGAAGCGCTGACGTCTTGGATTATTTGGGCATTCCGACGCAAAGCGGTGCGGACGAGGCGGTCCGCTCGCTGCGCGAGCATCATATGTGCTTTTTGTTCGCGCAGCAATACCACGTGTCCATGAAGCATGCGGCACCGACGAGGAAGGAAATCGGTTTTCGCACGATCTTCAATTTAATCGGGCCGTTAACGAATCCGGCTGGCAGCCGGCGCCAGTTGATCGGCGTGTTCGATACTTCGTTTGCAGAAAAAATGGCGCAAACGCTGCGAAATCTCGGAGCTGAACGGGCGATGATCGTCACCGGCGGCGACGGATTGGACGAATGCTCGATCACGTCCCATACGGACGCGGTATTTCTCGAAAACGGCCAAATTACGCGAAGTCGATTCGCGCCGGAAGATTTCGGTTTGAATCGCGGACGAATGGAGCATTTGCAAGTTCATTCGGCTGCTGAAAGCGGCGAAATGATTCGTGAAGTGTTGAACGGAAAAGGCAACCGATCGGCAACGGATATCGTCCTTCTTAATGCCGGAGCAGCTCTTTATGTCGCAGGTGGCGCTGATACGATTGCCGAAGGCATCCATCAAGCACGCGGAGCGATTGAAAGCGGACAGGTGCGGGACCATCTTCTTTCCATGCAGCAGGCGGGAAAGGTCGAGTTTCATGCTTAA
- the trpC gene encoding indole-3-glycerol phosphate synthase TrpC yields the protein MLKEILKVKQQEVRELVMPPAATAASISFLHSLKHPNRDLGLIAEVKKASPSRGVIRADFDPVDIASRYEDAGADAISVLTDETFFQGYRDYIPAIKERVKLPVLRKDFIIDEKQVTESKLIGADAILLIAAVLDAGTLHDLYVQARELELDCLVEVHSEAELHRVLERFTPEIIGVNNRDLARFTTSLDTTEKLSSFMPENTLFISESGIFNRSDLDRVKRCGAQAVLVGEALMKSKDPGAAVRSLFDGGEFVDAAAR from the coding sequence ATGCTTAAGGAAATTTTGAAGGTGAAACAACAAGAAGTTCGTGAACTCGTCATGCCGCCAGCGGCGACTGCCGCGTCGATTTCCTTCTTGCATTCGTTAAAACATCCGAATCGCGATCTCGGATTGATTGCCGAAGTCAAAAAAGCTTCTCCCTCGCGCGGAGTGATCCGAGCGGATTTCGATCCGGTCGATATTGCGTCGCGTTATGAGGATGCAGGCGCGGACGCGATCTCGGTGTTGACGGATGAAACGTTTTTTCAAGGATATCGTGACTACATCCCGGCCATTAAAGAACGTGTGAAACTTCCGGTATTGCGGAAGGATTTCATCATCGACGAAAAACAAGTCACGGAGAGCAAACTTATCGGTGCGGACGCGATATTGTTAATTGCAGCGGTACTGGATGCCGGAACCCTTCATGACTTGTACGTGCAAGCTCGTGAACTGGAGCTCGATTGTTTAGTCGAAGTGCATTCAGAAGCTGAGTTGCATCGTGTGCTTGAACGCTTCACGCCGGAAATCATCGGCGTCAACAATCGCGATCTAGCGAGATTTACAACGTCTCTTGACACGACGGAAAAGCTGTCGTCTTTCATGCCTGAAAACACGTTGTTCATCAGCGAAAGCGGCATTTTCAACCGTTCCGATCTGGATCGCGTAAAACGTTGCGGTGCGCAAGCCGTTCTCGTCGGCGAAGCGCTTATGAAGTCGAAAGATCCCGGTGCCGCCGTCCGGTCGTTGTTTGACGGGGGTGAGTTTGTTGACGCGGCTGCTCGTTAA
- a CDS encoding phosphoribosylanthranilate isomerase, which translates to MTRLLVKYCGNRSLADVKLTAGSRADYLGFLLTPHGKRFVEPEAVAQWLEAVPLQAHQRVVGLFVNATKQSVISAADVVRMDIIQCHGSERPERVADIAEATGLPVWKAIHHERSALDKMKAYAGIAAGYVVDCKVAGQWGGTGFSFDWRAIPGYMEEARRQGVPCFIAGGIRPENIDDVLAYDIDGIDLASGIEEQNEKSGRKMRELEERMRYHGN; encoded by the coding sequence TTGACGCGGCTGCTCGTTAAATATTGCGGCAACCGTTCATTGGCGGACGTCAAGCTAACGGCAGGAAGCCGGGCGGATTATCTCGGATTTTTGTTAACGCCGCACGGCAAGCGGTTCGTCGAACCAGAAGCGGTTGCACAATGGCTTGAAGCTGTTCCTTTACAAGCCCATCAGCGGGTCGTCGGGTTATTTGTCAATGCCACGAAACAATCGGTAATATCGGCCGCCGATGTTGTTCGCATGGACATCATTCAATGCCACGGAAGCGAGCGGCCCGAAAGGGTCGCCGATATTGCCGAGGCAACTGGGCTTCCGGTTTGGAAAGCGATTCATCATGAACGGAGCGCGTTGGATAAGATGAAAGCTTACGCGGGAATCGCGGCAGGGTACGTGGTTGATTGCAAAGTTGCCGGTCAATGGGGAGGAACGGGGTTTTCTTTCGATTGGCGGGCGATCCCCGGCTACATGGAGGAAGCGAGACGCCAAGGCGTGCCTTGTTTCATTGCCGGAGGCATTCGTCCCGAGAATATTGACGACGTACTCGCTTACGACATTGACGGCATTGATCTCGCCAGCGGAATCGAAGAACAGAACGAAAAGAGCGGACGGAAAATGAGAGAATTAGAGGAGAGGATGAGGTACCATGGGAACTGA